One genomic window of Phoenix dactylifera cultivar Barhee BC4 chromosome 6, palm_55x_up_171113_PBpolish2nd_filt_p, whole genome shotgun sequence includes the following:
- the LOC108511003 gene encoding F-box protein SNE-like — MGVMILPLEEEEEEEDKKRRNTFSINDNVDLLVEILGRLDGRSLGVAACVCKLWSSVCRKDSVWEALCNRHVAGGGGGPGTRSVVAALGGYRRLYRLCVGPVLDRLAGGPGLAGWAATREEAAHLSLSLSLSLSLFSIDCYERLGGPRQRPASLLFLCKPVNVS, encoded by the coding sequence atggGAGTTATGATATTAccgttggaggaggaggaggaggaggaggataagAAGAGGAGGAACACGTTTAGCATAAACGATAACGTGGATTTATTGGTGGAGATACTGGGGAGGCTGGACGGGAGGTCGCTAGGGGTGGCAGCGTGCGTGTGCAAGCTGTGGAGCAGCGTGTGCCGGAAGGACAGCGTATGGGAGGCGCTGTGCAACCGACACGTGGCGGGGGGAGGGGGTGGGCCGGGGACCCGATCCGTGGTGGCGGCCCTGGGCGGGTACCGCCGGCTTTACCGTCTCTGCGTCGGGCCGGTGCTCGACCGCCTCGCCGGCGGCCCGGGACTGGCCGGGTGGGCCGCCACCCGCGAGGAGGCGgcccacctctccctctccctctccctttccctctccctcttctccatcgactGCTACGAGCGGCTCGGCGGCCCCCGGCAACGGCCGGCGTCGCTGCTCTTCCTCTGCAAGCCCGTCAACGTGTCGTGA